The genomic stretch CTATATTGAAGTTTTGTTGTATTTCAGGTTGTTTAAGTTTTCCAAAGTCTATGATCTTGCTTggtgttttgcatttattttttcttaattttagtcTGATCTTTCCAATGACTAGGTGATGATCGCTGTATACATCTGCACCTCTTTTCACTTTCACATCTAATAATGATGACCTCCATTTCTTATTAATCAGTATGTGATCGATCTGGTTTTTCACTTTCCCATTTGGAGACACCCATGTGGCTTTATGTATGTTTTTATGTTCAAAGATTGTTCCCCCAATTATCAGATTGTTCATAGTACACATCTCCACTAATCTTTCACCATTGTTGTTAATTTCTCCAAGCCCATGTTTTCCCATCACTTCTTCTGAACCTATGTTAGTTGAACCTACTTTTGCATTAAAATCTCCAATGATGGTAAGTACATCATGCTTTGGTGTATCCATTATGATCTGatttaatttatcataaaaaatcTCTTTCTCATTATCTGTATAATCATTTGTTGGGGCATAGCATTGGATAACGGTCATGTGTCCATAACTGGTCTTCATtcgtatttttattattctttcatttattgCTATCCATTCTACAACAGACTTGCTTGCCCTCTTACTCAATAGAATAGCTACTCCTTCCTGGTGTCTACCATCTGTACGTCCTGAATAATAAATGTCTGTACCtgaattatgtttaaattttccTGAATCAGTCCATCTGCATTCACTAACACCCAGTATGTCAAGCTTGAATCTCTTCATTTCCTTAATTGTTTGATCAGTTCTGCTTGTTTCGTTCATAGTTCTAACATTCCAACAACCAAATTTTAACGTTTGTTTAGGAGACAGAATAGAGTTTGTCGGAGTCTTGTCGCTCGTCATAGGCTGCATTCCTGCAGAGGTTTCCATCTGTCTACACCGAACTAATTGATTTTCCCTTGTTTCTGTTTCTGTAGCATAAGTTTCTTTCCGTGGCTGAGTAGCTAGCCCAGCGCACAACCTCCTTACCAGGAGGGCCAGGGATTTATTCATCAAGGTTTCCTTCCTCTAGATGAGTCGCTAGCCAAAGCTTATGACTCCCATCTTGCCATTGGTTTTATATCGAGTTTTCCTTCTCTTAGATGAACTGCTTTAACAGAGCTATGATCTTCATCTGACCAGCTATTTACCCATAGCTGGGGCAAGGTTGATGAGTGTTAGGGCATGTCCACACGCCGGTGGGCCTACACACTGCATCTCTGGGGCCCTTGCTGCTCCGAGATCCTCTACAATAATGCCTAGGATGCTAGCTCCTAGTTACCGTGTGTTGTCGCGAGGAGGCATTGTAGAAGTCTTGAATAATGCAGAGGCTATGTACTGTCAGAAAGACTTACTCACTcggctttcttttcacctgcaaAAGCAGGCTAGCCAGCGGTGATAGAGAACCTATGGTTCTAACCACACTAGACGCATGCACAATCCTGTGGACAAACTGGCTTGCAGCAGACTGCCTGGCATTAGTGAAGCCGCCTACAACAAATTATCCATGCGTGAAAAGGCTGTTCAACTATTCTGGTCAGTAATTGTGAATTTACCAAAAGACAACGGATGCTTTACCATATATAGAGCTCGTTCATATGCATATATTGGCCATATCTTGATTTCAACGTCGGACGCAAATCCCAAATACAGCTTATTGAGCAACAATGAACAATTCCAATCCATACTTATGAGTCCAATGCTATCCTTTGAACTTGCAAATGCTGAACTACAAAATGATGAGGTTATTCTTCGTCGAGAGGGTATGAGTCTATGGATATTAGTCAAGTATGGTTCGACTAGAAATGATGAGAAAATCTATGAATTTCTAGACAGAGCTGATAAAGTGTTATCGTTATCTATATCAATAAGCCCTTGCATGCACCAAGTCACCTTTTCGACGAGAATGAAAGTATATCTTAAATTGTCCTCTTTGCAAAGTCTCCCCCTCGATAGAAAGAAAGATGTCTTGAAAAAGGCACTAGAGGACGGTAAAGCTCTAATAAAGAATAAGATGAGCGTGAGGGATGTCTATACAGTTGCTGAAATTTGTCAGAGACTTGCTAAATTTCCAAAATACTACCTTTATGGTCCAGCAGCCGTTATAAGCAACAGCTACTTAAATGCAGCCCTAGATTATTTAAATCAATGCTTTCGTGCAAAGGGTTATACTTACCAGACAGCCTACTCATTTGGAATGATCTATTTTGATATGGGAGATTTTAGAACCGCCACAGAATGGCATAAAATAGCTCTCCTGTTGTCAGATAGCCttggaaatattaaaaaattatgcTTTTCAATATTTAGATTGGTAGATATGGTAGATAACTCACTTGTGTATGATGAGCTTATTCACGTTTTAACATTGATAGCcagaaaaagaaaagatgtaGAATTTCTTCGTGACTTAGTGTCCAACTTTCAGGGGAAGGTATATCTAATATATTTTTCGAAATTTCTAACTTTCTTACAAACATTTCCACTTACAACTCCGCAGGTTGAAATCGCAAAGTGTTTGGAAACTATCTTATTCAGGAAAAATGTCATAACCGCTGATCAGTTCGGCGCTACAAAGTACAGCAAATCTACAACAAACCACAATGAATATGACGTAAACGAAGCAAGCCTGCTTCAACGAAATCCAATTGAAATTGAACCTGCGGATGTCCTACAGAACTATAGATTTGATTACTGTTTTATCATGAGTAAAGTTAAATCTGGTTGGATTCAATGTTTCCTACAGCATCAGCTTGCAATACAAATGGTCGATGGTGACAGTAAATTTGCAGGTAGCAATATTAACTTTAAGAATATCTGTAATCTTACAAGacatttttttagttataagtCTTTGGTACTAATATTTAAAATGTAGTAGGATTCAAATGTGTTCATGTTCAGCCTTTGTCAAAATTGATATCAAATTTTTCATGTAGGTAACCATACAAACTCTTCGTTCGATAAATATAAAAGATGCAACTGTTTGATGAACGACACTGTTGCCTGTTTTAAAAGAAACTTTACCGTTTTGTAACATACATCTATCTTACCTTCGGTGGCTGTCCTAATTGTCAGGCATCAATCTTCATGATCTACGTCCAACAACTGTGCACacagcattttgaaattttttctttGCCAGAATATAAAGAAGATAttgaaacatgaaacatgaaaacttaattaaacgcctatttctacatatacaatatgtattcaatggcgttgtacataaatgacatataaaatacaaaaatactaaacaaaaatacaatatgtatgtacaataccaaaaattgaaaatttatactgtgatacacaagaaaaaagtcagaaaagttcaaaataattttggaaatacaatgttttcaaccgacatttAAAAATATCCAAAGATTCAGAGTTTCTTACATTTGTACCTAGTTCATTCCACAATTTTGGCCCAGTAGTACTAAAGCTTCTATctgaaaaagttttctttttgttatatggGACTGCATAACAACCAATAGATGACTCTGACGACCTTAATGAACGTTTCGACACTTGAggatttaacaaattgatcaaatAAGACGGTGCATTACCTACATGacagttgtacatgtatgttaagaTTTTAAATGTAATTCTGGCTTTGATCGGAAGCCAGTGTAAGTCAAACAATGCCTGCTTGGCACTGTCATACTTAGAACGGTTTAACACAAGTTTGGCACACATATTCTGTATACGttgcaatttatataaatcagtttGTGAAACTCCAAAAAGTATAACATTGCAATAATCTAAATGTGAAATAACCAAAGATAAGACCAAAGTTTCAGTTGCTTCTTTCGATAGATAGGATCTTATGCACTTTATTTTGTAGTAGTTCATCATTGCTGTCTTACATTTTTTAGTAATATGGTCTTTGAAGTTTAGAGTCTCATCCAGAAAAGCTCCTAAGTACCGtatacatgtttttgattttataacatctCCACAAATGATTATTTCTTTTGTCTGACATTTAGAGAGTTGTTGTCGACTGCCAAAGAGAATAAACTCTGTTTTCGCattgttcatttttagtttgttactgtTTCACCGTAAGTGAATAAAGCAATTACTCACGTTATTTGATGAAACTGACCTGTGACTGTAAAATATGAACAAACGTATTTGTTTTGTCATATTACACATACATTACATACATTACGGAAACAATCATTACAAAACGACAATTTACACTTAGCTGTTATGTTTATTATTGTGtgagttgttgtctttttgacatattcccaattcaATTCTCAttctttttaaaacttattttaggTTTTCCTGGTATCGATTATGAATCCAGTTCATCGTTGTTGAAGACTACAATAGACGGTATCAATAAAAGTCGAACAAGCATACTTGTTCTATCTAAAGACTTACTGACGAGGGAATGGTGTTTGTTAAAGCCGATAGTTACAGAAATACTACAGAAAAGATCGGACTCTCTATTTATCATTTTACTCGAAACGTGTGATGTGCCGTCGGAGATAGATGATACACGTTTATCATACTTTGATTTCACTGACGAGATGAACATTCCTTTCGAAATTCAACATTTGAAGTTGGCTTTACTAGAAAACTGATTGATTGAAGACAAAATCATCTGTTCTATTCATTCTCATATTTTGAATTCTGAAGACGTCACTCTAATTTTGATTTGAGGAACATCTATACATTACACTGTTCCTGTGTTTATTAGCTGTTGCTGTGCAAATTTCAATGATTCTGTGTTACGAGACATTTTTATCCTTTGTTTTGCAATTAGTATTATTCACATGTAGACTCTCATCTTTTGAAGTATCCTAATGTGATCTGCATTTGTAGTCAATGAGAAAGTTTACGAAATCAATCTGACTGATGGAATCTTACAATTCATAATAAATGTCTGTTACTTTCATTATCATTGTTAACTTGGAATGCATTCATACGTACTATGCttaatatgattaaaaaaaaaacttcctgGAAATTGGCTTACCATCAATTTTTTCTTTTGCCtctattttgttttacaatgcTAATTAATATAATAAGATATTGCTTATGTTCAATGTTCATGTTTATTATAGAGGTATGTCGTACCATGATATGCAGATTTCAAAACTTGTATTTATCTATGACAACTTATACTCAGAAAAGCTTAACAAAAACGTTCAGCTATTTCTATCATCTTACAACGTGAACAGTCGCTCTAAAATACAACAGACATGATAGcaagtatttaaaatgttaaactattattatttatttgtttgtatttatcaATGGAGGTTGTGTGTCTTTTTAACACAagtttgactttttgtcctggtgaattcatgttttttttaaacggtCTGGGGAACTGAAGATTCAGACACACAATACattgtgttttatttaaaaaaaaacggtaaAAAATTTAATAGCACAATTATGTAGCTGGTCAGTATAAACCATATATTTGGTTTTAAGATCTTACTTACAGACCCTGGAATTTGTCAATATATGTTTGTTACCAgaccatttttttcaataaatggtACTCATACACCGTGTACATGGTCATTTGATGTTACTTATAGACAGTCTAATGAGGCAACGAATTTTAGTAACATATCATGTACTTTTGTGAATAGAAGTTGACAATATACCAAGTAGGTCAAGAAACATGATACATGATTATTATAGAACATCTACTTGCATGAACAGATGTTAGTTACATACCATGTATTTAGGTGATTCATGTTACTTTAAAACCATGTATTTTGGCACTAGATCATTATTTGTTCAACATTTGCTGGTAACAAACCATTAATCTTGTCAATATATATTACTGACAATATTTGGATCACTACTATATGGTTATAGACTATGTAATTGGGTTGTACATATTACTTATAGGCTTTAAATTTGGTCAATAGATGTCGGTAATGGACCATGTAAGCGGTCAGTAAATGTTGATAATATAGTTGGTCGTTAAATGTCCAGACTATTTATAAACCACGTTGTAGCTGGTCTATATATGTTGGAAGTATACCACGACTAATATACCAGGTGTTTGGTCAAACAGAAGTGAGAAAGTacattgtataaatatattttttgtccgCTAAATAAGTTACTAAAcgagttcttattattttttctcaaaaataatcatttttttcatttttattattttcaaaatataaatgtgttatataaatttaatttcataCTAGACCATTAAGTTTTATTACAGATGATTGAAAAGCCTTTTGTTTAGTGGTGATGGTGTGTTAGTTTGATTTATATCATTTTCCGGTTGTTtgtatatagataagaccgtagTATTCAGTTGGTTTTCCTGTCTGAATTCTTGTCATTAGTCATCTAGTTAGTTGTCTAGTTATTAAGTTTTGTCGTTGTTAATTATTACATCGGATGAATGAGAACTAATAAAGGTCTCAAAACAAGTTGCATAATGTATGTTCACTTACAACACTAAAAAGCAGTTATGATTAAGGTTATTATATAGGTTTGTcgtttttagctatggcgttgttagtttattttcgattgatgagttgaCTCTCCCGAtcgtatcttttgcctctcttatTCAATGAAACTcatgttttctatttttgaaaaaagcgcTTGGTTTTTGTTTTGAAGGAACGATTgatttcattaaatatttcctGAAGGCTTAGTTGACTTCTCCATAGGGTATCAATTGTATTATGTATTCTTGTTCTATCGTTtcatgtttttcattcatttgtatcttgttgttcaaatttaaatgtacaaggaaaacattgtttattttaaatataatttgtacTTTGAATATGTTGCACTTCACAAATCGCCTTCTTGGTTCTctttaaattaatacattgtcttataaATGGTAAAATACACAAGATATTCCTTATCTCGTACAAATGAATATGATAAATCCTGCGGTTTGTTGTAAGTGGacagaattattatttttattatcataataTTAAAACCATTCTATATAATATTGGTATATTCATTCGCCCTTCAATCATACTACAATCAGAAAGATACAAAAAGAATATTCTAACTcgtaagtcgaaaataaattgataacGCGATGGTCACATTCGACTAAAAGGAGAACGACATGAGGAACATATCCCCTATCATCTGTAAAATGTACATTCCATAACAGTTTACCAACATTTTATGTCGTtcgtaagatttacaaataaatgataTCAGCTGGACCACTTTGAACTCTGGTTATGATAGTCTCCTCGTGAGCAACCATACTACTGCAATCGTCAACTcatatctatttttttcattgactttaacaaaaatgtgtttGTGTagtaaatataaaagataaacacataTTCATGTGCTTTTGTTGTTGCCAAAGGCTAGTCACAATTTAGTACAACGGAAGACAATTCATAAAGAATCAATGAGCAGTCAGGTAAAACGGTGAACATTCATTCTAAGTTTTAACCTACCGTGTATCGATACAAGTTTAAAGATTTtgacaacaacaacaatttagataaaaatgtGTCGATTCATGTACAATTTTAAATAAGCGTTTTATGTTATCTTGAGGTTTATGTCTGACGCAAAAAAGCTATAAAATGGAGGTTAAGGGCATTTTATTGTATGAAAAGACCGTCTTTCAAGAAAATGTTTGATAACGTACCGTATTGTCTGTGCATCCATTCACATGTCATATATATGAACAATCTACATGTAAGAACCAGCGATAGCTTTTATAAAATAGCTTTACACTCTATTTGATATGTAAATGAGTAGTGGAAAGCTTTCTCTTTATTACGGTTTTGATTTTTCGGGCTACAATACATAAGTTACTAGGAAATCATTAACATATCGGTACTAATTCCAGTTTGTTTTGCCTGAACTTTTGAAGCATTCGCATTATTGTTTTGACAACTATTAAGCTGATTTGGACATTAAACTGTCATTCATGTAAGCGACAAAAGAGAGCTTTGTTACCATCTATCTTGGGAGTGAAGACGGGACAGTGTCATATTCTAATGATAACATTCTAGATACGATTTCTTCTAAATATACGATGTATTTGACCTTGCATTTATTTTGGTGCACATGGCGTAATGAGGGTCCTAAATGGTGATGTTTATATAATTACAGGTTTGATTCTATTGCATACATGTACTACTATAGACTCAGGAATATCAATATATACATCGCTGTAAATTTAATCGAAATTTattcattcaagtgagaggtgtTTCCCAAatctgatgaaatatttgtttttaaaaaggaCTTAACCTTAAGTATGAATTTAATAAGTTTCTAAACAGACGGTTTTTTATTACCAGTTCAGTATCTCggatttaaagaaaaacaaagaaaacattgaATATGTTTGTTTATTCATGGCTAAATGTATAGGGGTAGTGTTGAGAACGCACAAAACATGATTGACCCCACGGCATTTTTTGCGTTTACCTAAAATAAGGAGCCTCCGGCCTTTGTCGGCATTCACATAGAAAAATACCGAAATATTGCTAAAAGAAATAACGGATTGGAACACAAAGATCGCCGAATAGAAATTAGATATTAAGATTTGGGGAAAACCTAGATAACGGATAAGTAATTTGAGA from Mytilus edulis chromosome 7, xbMytEdul2.2, whole genome shotgun sequence encodes the following:
- the LOC139483328 gene encoding uncharacterized protein → MHNPVDKLACSRLPGISEAAYNKLSMREKAVQLFWSVIVNLPKDNGCFTIYRARSYAYIGHILISTSDANPKYSLLSNNEQFQSILMSPMLSFELANAELQNDEVILRREGMSLWILVKYGSTRNDEKIYEFLDRADKVLSLSISISPCMHQVTFSTRMKVYLKLSSLQSLPLDRKKDVLKKALEDGKALIKNKMSVRDVYTVAEICQRLAKFPKYYLYGPAAVISNSYLNAALDYLNQCFRAKGYTYQTAYSFGMIYFDMGDFRTATEWHKIALLLSDSLGNIKKLCFSIFRLVDMVDNSLVYDELIHVLTLIARKRKDVEFLRDLVSNFQGKVYLIYFSKFLTFLQTFPLTTPQVEIAKCLETILFRKNVITADQFGATKYSKSTTNHNEYDVNEASLLQRNPIEIEPADVLQNYRFDYCFIMSKVKSGWIQCFLQHQLAIQMVDGDSKFAGFPGIDYESSSSLLKTTIDGINKSRTSILVLSKDLLTREWCLLKPIVTEILQKRSDSLFIILLETCDVPSEIDDTRLSYFDFTDEMNIPFEIQHLKLALLEN